The Lemur catta isolate mLemCat1 chromosome X, mLemCat1.pri, whole genome shotgun sequence genome has a window encoding:
- the LOC123627957 gene encoding cytochrome c oxidase subunit 6C-like — translation MLRLAYPRTVTTMASSALRKPQMRGLLARCLRFHIAGAFLVSLGVAALYKFAVAEPRKKAYADFYRKYDSMKDFEEMRKAGIFQSAK, via the coding sequence ATGTTGAGGTTGGCATACCCAAGGACAGTAACTACCATGGCTTCCAGTGCTTTGAGGAAACCTCAGATGCGTGGCCTCCTGGCCAGGTGCCTGCGGTTTCATATTGCTGGAGCATTTCTTGTATCCCTTGGGGTTGCAGCTTTGTATAAGTTTGCTGTGGCTGAACCAAGAAAGAAGGCATATGCAGATTTCTACAGAAAGTATGATTCTATGAAAGATTTTGAGGAAATGAGGAAGGCTGGTATCTTTCAGAGTGCAAAGTGA